The nucleotide sequence TGCCTTTGACCGACCTTACGATAGCATATTCGAATACTTAGCGAAGTAAATAGGGGTAGCCAAAACAGGTGACATTCCGTTCGCGAGAGATCTCGAACGCTGGCATGACACAGAGTGCTCAGATCTCAATTAAGGGATGCGCTGTTTCCACGTACTTCCTAGCGCCGAACGATGCAAACTGACACTGATACTTGTTGCAAACGCGAGTGTCGCGAGGATAACTCCTATGAAAAATGCCCGATCAAAGGCCGTGACGAGAGTGTGGGAATTCACCATTCCACTACCATTCACTTGACTGACGGTCAGTTCTGCCGACGAGACCGCTATGCCCACAAGGCGGCCAAGATTTCGCACGAGTGCAAGCAGGCTCCCGACTTCACCACTATATTGGGGTGGGACGGCCGCTAACACGAGCGCGTTATTCGGCGCGGTGAACAAGCTGAGTCCAAGGCCGAAGAGAAACAGATCGATCGTTGTATAGGCAAGCGGCGTATGTGCAGACAACGAGGAGAAAGCGGCTACTGAAATGCCCACCATCACCATGCCTATCACAGGCCAAGCGCGCGGGCCATATCGATCACTTAGCCATCCCGCGACCGGTGAGAATACGAACATACTCAAGGATTGCGTCATCAAGACGAGCCCCACACGAGTGGCCGATTCACCTTGCACATCTCGTAGAAAAAGGGGAAGCAGGAATTGGGGCATCATCATGAGCACGTATGAAAGAAAACTTGAGACTACAGAGAGACCAAATGACGGAATACGAAAGTATGTCAATTGAATGAGCGGAGTTGGTGTGTGTCACTCGTGAAACAGAAAGAGGAATAGAAATAAAGCACCAGTGACGAGAAACACAATGCTCGGGGCACTCATCCATCCCCAAGCTCCTACCTCACTGAATTCGAAGAACATCGCTGCTACTGCGGCAGTAATCCAGATTGCGCCCACAAGATCGAGTGGTTGTTCCTCCTTTGAAGTCCTGAGCGGTGGAAGGTGGACAATGCTAAGCGCTAGCGAAACCATCCCAATAGGGATGTTAATCCAGAAAACAGATCGCCATCCAAACACGGAAAGAAGGACACTTCCCAGACCAGGCCCGATAATTGTGCCTAATGCCACGATGCTATTGACATATCCAAGTGGTTTCCCGCGCCTTTCTGGCGGGAAAGTGAACGTAATGATGGACATCACGTTCGCCATGATGAGCGCCCCGCCCAACCCTTGTATCATCCGAAAGATGATAAGTTCCATAAGATTTGTAGCTATGGCACACAGCGCGGAGGAGATTGTGAAAAGGGCAACACCCATAAGGTAATACGTCTTCCGGCTACCACGATCGGACAGTGCGCCGAGAAGCGGAAGAAGTGTAGTCACCACAAGAAGGTATGCGGAAACCGTCCATTGAAGCAATGATGGTGGACGGTGAAAAGCACGCTCAAGCGTAGGGATCAAGACATTGACCACGCTGCTATCGATATTGACCATCAATGTCCCTAAAACAACGCTGGTGAAGATCCACCACATCTTCCGATCTAGCCGGGAAGGATATGGTCCTCGGCGAAACCCAGGTATAAAGGTTCTGAGGTTACGCATCTTCATGCAATCTCCCTGAACGCACATGCTCATCAAATCGGCTAAGAAAAATATCCAGACTTTGTTTTCGCATCAGAATATCCTTTCGCCACTCGTACAGTTCTTCCAACCCTTTCTGAGTGATAGCGTATACGCGTTTTGGGGGACCGGATTCTTCGGTCATCCATTGCGATGAAACAGCTCCACGTTCCTCAAGATCACGTAAAGTGCGATATACAGCGCCACTATCGATGTTCCATTGGTCTGGGAGAAGCGACTTCAGTTTGGACCAAAGGGTTCCTCCGTGCGCTTCATCGTCCAACAACAACAACAGCAAGAAGGCTGGCAAGTGACGATTTTGCTTCTGCATCACGGATACCATTTTCCCTTTCTTTATCAATGTGGAAGGCGCCAGATTGGCGCCTTCTCAACGTTCACCGTTTGACTTCCGCAAACTCCCGCATCCGTTCTTGAATCTGCGTAAACGCTTGGTCAGGTAACCGCTTCTCTCCGCCTAGCATGCGGGCATTCAGAACGATTTCTGCCGCTTCATCAAGGGTCGCTAAAAGTTGAACGGTTTCGGTGATCGTGCGCGAGAATGCAAGCACGCCATGATTGGCCAAAAGAACCGCCCATACACCTGGTCGCTCTTTCACGATTTGAACAATGCCTTTGACTGAGGCATCCGAACCGCGTGGCGCCCAAGGGACGACCGGAATATCCTCCGTTACACCAAAGCGGACGAGTGGCTCATACACAACAGGGATAGGTTGCTGAGCCACCGCAAACGAGGTCGCGTGTGGCGCATGCGTGTGAATCACGCAACCTACGGACGGACGTTCACGGTATACACCAGCGTGCATCTGAATGATTTCGGCCATAACGGGTGCGATATCACCCTCGATCACCTGTCCGTCCAAGCGAATAAGTGCAAAGCCGTTTTCATCCAAATGTTCGACGCTACCGCCGCTGGTGAGAATCATGGTGTCCTCTGAAATGCGCGCTGACAGATTGGCGTGATATCCGCGGAACAATAGCCCCGCTTCCTTCAGCTTGTGTGCTGCCTCCATCAGTTCTCGCTTCTTCTGTTGCACCTGATCCATGATACTCACTCCCTGTTTATCAATCTATACTGTACATTACAGTATAGTGTCACGAAAAGCAAGCTGTTATTCGCGAATCTGTTCCCCTTCGTGGAATCCATCAATATCAAACGCAAAAGGCGCTCGACGTCGTTTGTCTCGCGCCTTTTTAAGCGTGTCGATGTTGTCAAGTATGATGAATGGCACAACGGTTTGGCCCAATTTCCAATTCGGTCGCCTTTTCAGGGGATACCGATAGCACACCGCGATTGATGCTCACAATATCCTCATAGTTAGGCGGAGTGGCACCGACCGAATTCGCGACTGTCTCCGTGAACGTTTCGCGATCTTCGGTACGCATGATTTCGTTCTTACGACGAATCTCTCCGAGTGTTTCTCCGACATAGCCGGACGCGTTGATTTCTTGGATATCCGCATAATGCGCGGGTAGGACGAGCACGTCGTCAGAAAGCTGAGCTATCGTGCGAAACACCGTATCGTACAAGGCTTGTGCCCATTCGCGGGCCTTGCCACCGAGGTCTGGACGACCGAGTCCGCCCACAAAAATCGTGTCTCCTGACAGCAAGAACTGATCGTTGACCAAGAAGGACATGCTTCCGGGTGTGTGACCCGGCGTAGGAATGGCCAAGACCTTGACATTCACTTGGCCAAATTGAATCATGCTGTGCTTTTCGAGTGGTTCATAGGGCCGGTCTGAACCTTGCATTTCACTGGCCGAGATGTAGTACGTAGCACCTGTTTTCTGCGCGAGTTCGGGCCCGCCTGTGATGTGGTCGGCGTGCAGGTGAGTGTCCATGATGTGCTCAATCTGTGCCCCTTCCTGCTCGGCGACTCGCAAATACTCATCTACATGTCGACTCGGGTCAACGACAAGGGCTTTTCCGTCGGAAATCACCATATAGGATAGGCAACCCTTCGCCAGACGATTGAACTGGATAAGCTTCAAGTTTTCATCCTCGACAATCGTCACCGGCACGTAAAACTGACTCCAAGCGAGCATGCCACCTTCCAGAACACTCACATCGTAACCACGTTGCTCAAGCAGTTCAGCCACCATTTGAGCAGACCCGCCTTTTGCGCATACCGTGATGATCTCAGTGTCTTTCGGAAGGTCAGCATAGAGCGCGTCATTGTCATCCAGGAAATCAAAGTACGGAATGTTGATGGATCGCAATTGGTTACCTTCGATTTTCCAATCCTGATACTCCTCAGGGTTGCGAACATCCAAGATGAACAGTGATTCTCCAGAGTCCATTTTGCGATGAAGTTCAGCGGCAGAAATCGTGCGGATCGCCATAGATGCTACTCCCTTCCTTCACGGTTCAGGATTAGATTTACCGATAAGCTTTTGTGGCATCCCTCTCTGTGCAGAGGAGAGGCCGATGAATACCCACACGGGTATATACCCTAATGGGTATCTTAGAGAGAAGGGGTGGAGTTGTCAAGATTTCATTATCAAATGCAACAGGTAATACTTATGATTCGTCGTATATAGGCTCGTTCGATATAGGCTCGTTCTACTGAAAGAGAGAAAGGAATTCTAAGAAGAATGGCGAATGTATCTTTAGACCTGGATAGAGGTTTGCATTTGCTTGGGTATGTCGAATCGTAAGAGATGATGTCGATAAAAAACATGGGCAAGCAATGGAATCCGAGGACAATGAACCATATACGAGGCGTTTCAGGGCAAACCAACGGAAACGTTGGGACGCAAAGCTACGGGTCTACGGGGACTTGGACCTAAGATCGCCGGGCTGCCGCTTTCACGAATGGGAACATGGGGGCAGCTTGCTGGGGCGAGCTGCTCCTTTTGTGATGTGGGAAGACGGGGGAAGAGTAATGGAAAAAAGTAACTTAGAAAATAAACCCTTTCCGGGGGGGGGGGGTATAAATATCCTCTAACTCCAGATAATGAATTCTCATATCTCGTTGAAGCGATTGACCAAGCGCTTCACACCCGTGTTCTCGAGTTTGTCTATCAACCGATTGTGAACCACGTTCGTGGAGAGGTTTGTGCCCACGAGGCCTTGAGCCGTCCTCGGATTGACGGCCGCGCAATTGCGCCGGATGTGTGGTTTCGTGCAGCGGTCGCGTGTAATCGGGCCCGAGAAGTGGACCAACTTGTTGTGACCCTCAGTATGCAATCTTTCGCCCTAGCGTGGTCCGAAACACCCCCTACTCCCTTATTTGTAAACGTAACTCCGAGCAGCTTAACGAATAAGCTTTTTCTAGAATATTTGGAAATTTTATTTGAAAAAGGTATCTGTTTCCCTGAACAATTGGTTATCGAAATCGTAGAGTACATTCCCTATGATGTCACTCACTTGTCTGCGGTTATTCAAACAGTTCGCTCACGAGGTGTGCGAATTGCATTGGATGATGTAGGGATAGGTTCAAATACTTTCTCTTCGGTCGCCGTATTAGAACCAGACTGGGTCAAAGTAGACCGGACATTGATTCGCGGAATTTCAGGAACGCCAGCTAAGCAAGAGTTCTTATCACGACTCGTTCAAATCATGGGGTCAGGTGAACGGATTATTGCGGAGGGTATAGAGACGCATGAGGATTTAGAAACGATTAGATCTATGGGTATCTTCAAGAGTCAAGGATACTATTGGTCCGCGCCCTTGTCGGTACCGCAGATTCAGTCTTTGCTGCAAACCATCGAACAAAAAAGACATGAGTTACTTAAACTCGTGGAAACCACTGTATGGACCGATCCGACGGTACTAGCGAAGAGTGAGGAGATCGACCGATTGGTGACGTTATATTACCGACTGTGGAACAAAGTGAGGAATCCCAATCGTAGTTTATCCTAAATATAGGTGTAAAAGGAATATAGAGATATTTTTAGCTTTGCACCGAGTTGAACACCGAGGTCAGGCTTACGAATGAGTTGGGGGCTATCATGTCGATGATGGATTCTGCAAAAGAGTTGATCGATCGCACGTTTCATTCGATGACGCAAAAAATGATGAACATGTTTCCTTCGATGCGCATTCGCCAAAAATTCCTCATGAATACTGGACTCGTGACGGTCCTTCTTATCGCAATGGGGGTTCTCAATGCGATCCTCATCACTAAAATACATCAATCGGTGAATCAATTAGAACAAGCTGCGAAAGTATTAAACCTTGTCCGCAAGTTTGACTATGATATCGTCACATCCGATAACGATGGAGCTCTGTATCTGCTGTCACCAAACGGACAAAACGCACAATACAACCTTCAAGATTACCAGAATGATTTAGCTCAGGTAAAACAAGATTTATCCTTATTGGAATCTTATCCGATGGCTGTGACGGATAAAGCCATTCTCAATTTGTTTAGTTCGCAGTGGCAGCAAATCCTTGACCAGAACGCGAGTGCGTTTCGATTGGCCTCAACGAGTCTGTCGGACGCACAAGCAATGTTCACCAGCAACACGTTACAACCGCTGATTCAAAGTCTTGCACAGTTAACGAGCGATGAAGAAAGCGTGAAAAATGCCGCGGTTGCAAACGTCAACCATTTGCTTGCGCAAACTTTGATTTGGGATATGATCATAGCCTTCGTTGCCATCATGATGGGCCTCATAGGGAGTACGACACTCTCCGTGTCCATATCTCGGCCTATCATGCGCCTAAGGCAGGTCGCGGATGAGATCGCACGCGGGAATTTGCGTGTCGATTCGGTCGAGGTACATACCCGGGATGAACTGGAGGATTTGGCGCGCGTCTTCAACGAGTTGGTCGCGAATCTGCGTTCACTGATAAAGGCGATTGCAGATGCATCGGAACACGTAGCTGCCAGCGCAGAAGAGTTGTCGGCGAGTACGGACGAACTCATGAAGGCGTCCGAGGAGATTACGCATTCTATCGAGCAAGTAGCCGCGGGCGCCGACAAGCAAACGAGGCAAATTCACGATACTTCTGAGGCAGCAAGAAGTGTACGAGATGAGATCAGTCAGGTTTCCGAGTTGGCCGATGCGCTGAACAACACGGCAAGGCGAACAGAGCAAGAAGCTGAAAAGGGCATGAAGGTTATGGAAGACATGGAGTCGCAAATGAAGACGATCCGAAGTCGAACGACGGAAGCTGTAGACGTAATGAGCCGTATGGAAAGAGAATCGGAGAACATACGTCAAATTGCATCGACTATCATGCGAATCGCAGACGAGACCAATTTGCTCGCGCTCAACGCATCCATTGAAGCCGCTCGAGCGGGTGAGCACGGCCGCGGGTTTGCCGTTGTAGCAGATGAAATCCGTAGTCTCGCCAATGCTTCAGCTGATGCTGCACGAGAGGTTCAAGAAATTGTACGAACGGTGATGCAATCGGTATCCAACGTGTCTCAATCCATCGAAGCGGTCACAACGGAGGTTCAAGAGGGGGCGGCAGTAGCAGATGAAACGAAACGAACCTTCTCAAGCATTCGCCACTCGATGGGGGACCTGACGTTACGTATCAAGGATGTGGTTGATGTCACACGAAATATCGTCACGCAAGCCGAGCATATGACACATGATATGGCGGTTGTCGTGGAATTGGCGGGGCAAGCGGCGCGTGAATCCGAAAGTGTGGTGGCATCTGCACAACAACAGGCCGGATCCATGCAAGAAATCGCGTCGACCGCTGCGTCGCTAAGTCAACGTGCGCAGGAATTACAGATGATGATTGGGCAGTTCCGAGTGTAGGGGCTGTGTTGTTCGAGATCGTCGACAAGACTGTTGTACAAAAAATAGCGTCACGAGCAGGATTACGAACGAGCCAGGGATATATAGAATTGGTTTTGTAATTTTTTATATAAATTCTGCTAGATAGGGTGAAAAGTTTATGGCGCGTATTTTGGTCGTCGATGATGCTGCATTTATGAGGATGATGATTAAGGATATTCTCGTGAAACATGGACACGAAGTGGTTGGAGAAGCCTCTGACGGCGAACAAGCAGCGAAGCTATACCAAGAATTGCACCCCGATTTGGTCACCATGGATATCACCATGCCGAATGTGGACGGAATTGAAGCAGTCAGGAGAATACGAGCGATGGATCCGCAGGCTCGTATCATCATGTGTTCAGCAATGGGGCAACAAGCGATGGTACTGGACGCAATTCGGGCCGGGGCGAAGGATT is from Alicyclobacillus vulcanalis and encodes:
- a CDS encoding methyl-accepting chemotaxis protein, whose amino-acid sequence is MSMMDSAKELIDRTFHSMTQKMMNMFPSMRIRQKFLMNTGLVTVLLIAMGVLNAILITKIHQSVNQLEQAAKVLNLVRKFDYDIVTSDNDGALYLLSPNGQNAQYNLQDYQNDLAQVKQDLSLLESYPMAVTDKAILNLFSSQWQQILDQNASAFRLASTSLSDAQAMFTSNTLQPLIQSLAQLTSDEESVKNAAVANVNHLLAQTLIWDMIIAFVAIMMGLIGSTTLSVSISRPIMRLRQVADEIARGNLRVDSVEVHTRDELEDLARVFNELVANLRSLIKAIADASEHVAASAEELSASTDELMKASEEITHSIEQVAAGADKQTRQIHDTSEAARSVRDEISQVSELADALNNTARRTEQEAEKGMKVMEDMESQMKTIRSRTTEAVDVMSRMERESENIRQIASTIMRIADETNLLALNASIEAARAGEHGRGFAVVADEIRSLANASADAAREVQEIVRTVMQSVSNVSQSIEAVTTEVQEGAAVADETKRTFSSIRHSMGDLTLRIKDVVDVTRNIVTQAEHMTHDMAVVVELAGQAARESESVVASAQQQAGSMQEIASTAASLSQRAQELQMMIGQFRV
- a CDS encoding response regulator; this translates as MARILVVDDAAFMRMMIKDILVKHGHEVVGEASDGEQAAKLYQELHPDLVTMDITMPNVDGIEAVRRIRAMDPQARIIMCSAMGQQAMVLDAIRAGAKDFVVKPFQADRVINAVEKALQ
- a CDS encoding class II aldolase/adducin family protein; this translates as MDQVQQKKRELMEAAHKLKEAGLLFRGYHANLSARISEDTMILTSGGSVEHLDENGFALIRLDGQVIEGDIAPVMAEIIQMHAGVYRERPSVGCVIHTHAPHATSFAVAQQPIPVVYEPLVRFGVTEDIPVVPWAPRGSDASVKGIVQIVKERPGVWAVLLANHGVLAFSRTITETVQLLATLDEAAEIVLNARMLGGEKRLPDQAFTQIQERMREFAEVKR
- a CDS encoding EAL domain-containing protein, which encodes MNHVRGEVCAHEALSRPRIDGRAIAPDVWFRAAVACNRAREVDQLVVTLSMQSFALAWSETPPTPLFVNVTPSSLTNKLFLEYLEILFEKGICFPEQLVIEIVEYIPYDVTHLSAVIQTVRSRGVRIALDDVGIGSNTFSSVAVLEPDWVKVDRTLIRGISGTPAKQEFLSRLVQIMGSGERIIAEGIETHEDLETIRSMGIFKSQGYYWSAPLSVPQIQSLLQTIEQKRHELLKLVETTVWTDPTVLAKSEEIDRLVTLYYRLWNKVRNPNRSLS
- a CDS encoding MFS transporter, yielding MTYFRIPSFGLSVVSSFLSYVLMMMPQFLLPLFLRDVQGESATRVGLVLMTQSLSMFVFSPVAGWLSDRYGPRAWPVIGMVMVGISVAAFSSLSAHTPLAYTTIDLFLFGLGLSLFTAPNNALVLAAVPPQYSGEVGSLLALVRNLGRLVGIAVSSAELTVSQVNGSGMVNSHTLVTAFDRAFFIGVILATLAFATSISVSLHRSALGSTWKQRIP
- a CDS encoding MBL fold metallo-hydrolase, translating into MAIRTISAAELHRKMDSGESLFILDVRNPEEYQDWKIEGNQLRSINIPYFDFLDDNDALYADLPKDTEIITVCAKGGSAQMVAELLEQRGYDVSVLEGGMLAWSQFYVPVTIVEDENLKLIQFNRLAKGCLSYMVISDGKALVVDPSRHVDEYLRVAEQEGAQIEHIMDTHLHADHITGGPELAQKTGATYYISASEMQGSDRPYEPLEKHSMIQFGQVNVKVLAIPTPGHTPGSMSFLVNDQFLLSGDTIFVGGLGRPDLGGKAREWAQALYDTVFRTIAQLSDDVLVLPAHYADIQEINASGYVGETLGEIRRKNEIMRTEDRETFTETVANSVGATPPNYEDIVSINRGVLSVSPEKATELEIGPNRCAIHHT
- a CDS encoding PadR family transcriptional regulator, giving the protein MQKQNRHLPAFLLLLLLDDEAHGGTLWSKLKSLLPDQWNIDSGAVYRTLRDLEERGAVSSQWMTEESGPPKRVYAITQKGLEELYEWRKDILMRKQSLDIFLSRFDEHVRSGRLHEDA
- a CDS encoding MFS transporter, which produces MWWIFTSVVLGTLMVNIDSSVVNVLIPTLERAFHRPPSLLQWTVSAYLLVVTTLLPLLGALSDRGSRKTYYLMGVALFTISSALCAIATNLMELIIFRMIQGLGGALIMANVMSIITFTFPPERRGKPLGYVNSIVALGTIIGPGLGSVLLSVFGWRSVFWINIPIGMVSLALSIVHLPPLRTSKEEQPLDLVGAIWITAAVAAMFFEFSEVGAWGWMSAPSIVFLVTGALFLFLFLFHE